Proteins from a single region of Apis mellifera strain DH4 linkage group LG7, Amel_HAv3.1, whole genome shotgun sequence:
- the LOC411227 gene encoding tyrosine-protein phosphatase non-receptor type 9: protein MAATLTVEQEQATKEFIEAVNKCRAGRRAGPVSWSTAVKFLTARKFEVARALALYEQHEATRRREGLALLYPTQEPLLTELRTGKFTVLPSRDATGAAIAIFTAHLHLPQNTTHQTTLQGVVYQLDAALESVETQKHGLVFIYDMSDSKYQNFDYDLSQKILTLLKGGYPAKLKKVLIVTAPLWFKAPFKILRLFVREKLRDRVFTVSIPQLTLHIPRESLPHRLGGTLEIQHEAWLLHCLKSMTNRGGGELCEVTPRVGTPLSPTTKNQTTVHQNPNGTTVSSSTSPIIDKNKVKNGISTIGDIEITNGDVWMGTDEAPSPVQPPSSASSGFSDDDSLHGDLGLQAVTMEQLIEEIHSRGRAGLIAEYAEIRQRPPEGSFNNAKLRSNQSKNRYTDVLCYDHSRVCLSQIDGDATSDYINANFVDGYKQKNAFISTQGPLPKTCGDFWRMVWEQQTLVVVMTTRVVERGRTKCAQYWGPEPGDEVQAGGFTVTTLEVDTNPDYTISMLLLTNKKTDEAREVCHMLYTAWPDYGVPQSARALLQFLALVRQQQTKLLASRGDTWAGHPRGPPIVVHCSAGIGRTGTFCTLDICISRLEDTGTVDIRGTVEKIRAQRAYSIQMPDQYVFCHRALAEYALSRGMLSSQHLAMLPPTIEEDSD from the exons ATGGCAGCCACGTTAACTGTCGAGCAAGAACAG GCCACGAAAGAATTTATAGAAGCAGTTAATAAATGCCGGGCTGGAAGGAGAGCTGGTCCAGTATCATGGAGCACGGCTGTAAAATTTTTGACAGCAAGGAAATTCGAAGTAGCGAGAGCACTAGCATTGTATGAACAGCACGAAGCCACCAGAAGAAGAGAGGGTCTTGCACTTTTATATCCTACTCAGGAACCTTTGCTCACTGAATTACGCACAGGAAAATTTACAGTTTTa CCTTCACGGGATGCTACAGGGGCAGCCATAGCTATTTTTACAGCACATTTACACCTTCCACAAAATACCACTCATCAAACAACATTGCAA GGCGTTGTATATCAATTAGATGCAGCTCTAGAAAGTGTAGAAACTCAAAAACACGGTCTGGTTTTTATTTATGACATGTCGGATAGCAAATATCAGAATTTCGATTATGATCTATCCCAAAAGATTCTCACCCTTCTAAAG ggTGGTTATCcagctaaattaaaaaaagtcttAATAGTGACGGCACCGTTGTGGTTCAAAGCCCCCTTCAAGATCCTTCGATTATTCGTACGGGAAAAATTAAGGGATAGAGTATTCACCGTATCCATTCCCCAATTAACATTACACATCCCACGGGAATCATTACCGCATCGTTTGGGCGGCACGTTGGAGATACAGCATGAGGCATGGCTTCTTCACTGTCTTAAATCCATGACAAACAGGGGCGGGGGTGAACTTTGCGAG gttaCCCCCAGAGTGGGTACTCCTCTTTCACCCACAACGAAAAACCAAACAACAGTTCACCAGAATCCCAATGGAACTACGGTCAGTAGCTCAACTAGTCCTATAATTGATAAGAACAAGGTGAAAAATGGTATCTCGACTATTGGGGATATCGAGATCACGAACGGTGATGTCTGGATGGGTACCGATGAGGCGCCATCCCCTGTTCAGCCTCCGTCCTCGGCTAGTTCAGGTTTCAGTGACGACGACAGCCTTCACGGGGATCTTGGCCTTCAAGCCGTTACCATGGAACAGCTCATCGAAGAGATACACTCGAGGGGGCGCGCTGGGCTCATAGCAGAATACGCGGAAATTAGGCAAAGGCCGCCCGAGGGTTCCTTCAATAATGccaa ATTGAGATCGAAtcaatcgaaaaatcgatacaCGGATGTGCTTTGCTACGATCACAGTAGAGTGTGCCTGTCGCAGATAGACGGAGACGCTACGTCGGATTACATAAATGCTAATTTCGTCGACGGTTACAAGCAAAAGAATGCGTTTATCAGCACCCAAGGCCCGCTGCCGAAAACTTGCGGTGATTTTTGGAGAATGGTCTGGGAACAACAAACATTGGTTGTTGTTATGACCACAAG AGTGGTGGAAAGGGGACGCACGAAATGTGCACAATATTGGGGTCCTGAGCCGGGCGACGAAGTACAAGCAGGTGGTTTTACAGTAACCACTCTCGAAGTTGATACAAATCCAGATTACACGATATCGATGCTTCTTCTTACAAACAAAAAG ACTGACGAGGCAAGAGAAGTTTGCCATATGCTATACACGGCATGGCCGGATTATGGAGTTCCACAATCGGCCAGAgctttattacaatttttagccTTAGTAAGACAGCAACAAACTAAGTTGCTTGCTAGTAGAGGAGATACATGGGCCGGGCATCCGCGAGGACCTCCTATAGTTGTTCATTGCAGTGCAGGGATAGGAAGAAcag GAACATTTTGCACATTAGATATTTGCATATCGCGACTAGAGGATACCGGAACTGTAGACATCCGTGGAACTGTTGAAAAAATCCGAGCACAGAGGGCCTACAGTATTCAAATGCCAGACCAATATGTATTCTGTCATCGTGCTCTAGCAGAGTATGCGCTTTCCAGGGGAATGCTTAGTTCACAACATCTTGCTATGTTACCTCCAACCATAGAAGAAGATTCTGATTAG